The following are from one region of the Heptranchias perlo isolate sHepPer1 chromosome 11, sHepPer1.hap1, whole genome shotgun sequence genome:
- the rb1 gene encoding retinoblastoma-associated protein isoform X7 produces the protein MEIMMCSMYAICKVKNIDLRFKTIVTAYKDLPNTSQETFKHVLIKEGQYDSIIGFYNLVFMQRLKTNILQYASTRPPTLSPIPHIPRSPFGFPSSPLRVPGGNNIYVSPLKSPYKTDGLLSPTKMTPRARILVSIGESFGTPEKFQKINQLVSCSDRNLKRAGDTGSVPKPLKRLRFDMDGQDEADGSKHLSGESKLLQQKIAEMTSTRNKMQEQKLKDGNGGVKTEEN, from the exons atggag ATTATGATGTGTTCCATGTAtgccatttgcaaagtgaagaacATAGACCTTAGGTTCAAGACTATCGTTACTGCCTATAAGGACTTGCCAAATACAAGCCAAGAG ACCTTCAAACACGTGCTGATCAAAGAAGGGCAGTACGATTCCATTATAGGCTTCTACAACCTGGTGTTCATGCAGAGGCTGAAAACCAACATCCTGCAGTATGCTTCAACCCGA CCACCGACGCTCTCACCAATTCCTCATATTCCTCGAAGTCCGTTTGGTTTCCCAAGCTCTCCATTGCGTGTGCCCGGTGGGAATAACATTTACGTGTCTCCGCTGAAGAGTCCATACAAAACTGACGGACTGCTGTCCCCCACGAAAATGACCCCAAGAGCACG AATCTTGGTGTCTATTGGTGAATCATTTGGG ACACCAGAAAAGTTCCAGAAGATCAATCAGTTGGTGAGTTGCAGTGATCGGAACCTGAAGCGGGCTGGAGACACGGGGAGCGTGCCAAAACCACTGAAGAGGCTTCGCTTCGATATGGATGGACAAGACGAGGCGGATGGCAG CAAGCACTTGTCTGGGGAATCCAAACTACTACAGCAGAAGATTGCTGAAATGA CATCCACCAGAAATAAGATGCAAGAGCAGAAATTGAAAGATGGGAACGGTGGTGTGAAGACGGAGGAAAACTGA
- the rb1 gene encoding retinoblastoma-associated protein isoform X6, with protein sequence MEVFKILKGFDGIMMCSMYAICKVKNIDLRFKTIVTAYKDLPNTSQETFKHVLIKEGQYDSIIGFYNLVFMQRLKTNILQYASTRPPTLSPIPHIPRSPFGFPSSPLRVPGGNNIYVSPLKSPYKTDGLLSPTKMTPRARILVSIGESFGTPEKFQKINQLVSCSDRNLKRAGDTGSVPKPLKRLRFDMDGQDEADGSKHLSGESKLLQQKIAEMTSTRNKMQEQKLKDGNGGVKTEEN encoded by the exons atggaggtgttcaaaattttgaagggttttgatgga ATTATGATGTGTTCCATGTAtgccatttgcaaagtgaagaacATAGACCTTAGGTTCAAGACTATCGTTACTGCCTATAAGGACTTGCCAAATACAAGCCAAGAG ACCTTCAAACACGTGCTGATCAAAGAAGGGCAGTACGATTCCATTATAGGCTTCTACAACCTGGTGTTCATGCAGAGGCTGAAAACCAACATCCTGCAGTATGCTTCAACCCGA CCACCGACGCTCTCACCAATTCCTCATATTCCTCGAAGTCCGTTTGGTTTCCCAAGCTCTCCATTGCGTGTGCCCGGTGGGAATAACATTTACGTGTCTCCGCTGAAGAGTCCATACAAAACTGACGGACTGCTGTCCCCCACGAAAATGACCCCAAGAGCACG AATCTTGGTGTCTATTGGTGAATCATTTGGG ACACCAGAAAAGTTCCAGAAGATCAATCAGTTGGTGAGTTGCAGTGATCGGAACCTGAAGCGGGCTGGAGACACGGGGAGCGTGCCAAAACCACTGAAGAGGCTTCGCTTCGATATGGATGGACAAGACGAGGCGGATGGCAG CAAGCACTTGTCTGGGGAATCCAAACTACTACAGCAGAAGATTGCTGAAATGA CATCCACCAGAAATAAGATGCAAGAGCAGAAATTGAAAGATGGGAACGGTGGTGTGAAGACGGAGGAAAACTGA
- the rb1 gene encoding retinoblastoma-associated protein isoform X8, with product MMCSMYAICKVKNIDLRFKTIVTAYKDLPNTSQETFKHVLIKEGQYDSIIGFYNLVFMQRLKTNILQYASTRPPTLSPIPHIPRSPFGFPSSPLRVPGGNNIYVSPLKSPYKTDGLLSPTKMTPRARILVSIGESFGTPEKFQKINQLVSCSDRNLKRAGDTGSVPKPLKRLRFDMDGQDEADGSKHLSGESKLLQQKIAEMTSTRNKMQEQKLKDGNGGVKTEEN from the exons ATGATGTGTTCCATGTAtgccatttgcaaagtgaagaacATAGACCTTAGGTTCAAGACTATCGTTACTGCCTATAAGGACTTGCCAAATACAAGCCAAGAG ACCTTCAAACACGTGCTGATCAAAGAAGGGCAGTACGATTCCATTATAGGCTTCTACAACCTGGTGTTCATGCAGAGGCTGAAAACCAACATCCTGCAGTATGCTTCAACCCGA CCACCGACGCTCTCACCAATTCCTCATATTCCTCGAAGTCCGTTTGGTTTCCCAAGCTCTCCATTGCGTGTGCCCGGTGGGAATAACATTTACGTGTCTCCGCTGAAGAGTCCATACAAAACTGACGGACTGCTGTCCCCCACGAAAATGACCCCAAGAGCACG AATCTTGGTGTCTATTGGTGAATCATTTGGG ACACCAGAAAAGTTCCAGAAGATCAATCAGTTGGTGAGTTGCAGTGATCGGAACCTGAAGCGGGCTGGAGACACGGGGAGCGTGCCAAAACCACTGAAGAGGCTTCGCTTCGATATGGATGGACAAGACGAGGCGGATGGCAG CAAGCACTTGTCTGGGGAATCCAAACTACTACAGCAGAAGATTGCTGAAATGA CATCCACCAGAAATAAGATGCAAGAGCAGAAATTGAAAGATGGGAACGGTGGTGTGAAGACGGAGGAAAACTGA